A window from Nocardioides mesophilus encodes these proteins:
- a CDS encoding HNH endonuclease — translation MALDRSRRARSARKRKRRLAAVEHDLSSEQWSALQAAWGGCAYCGATGRPLQRDCVLPLSRGGRYTLDNIAPACGSCNASKCNSEVTGWLRRKRLDERAFLVRHAEIGAALVLRFGGTPAAGS, via the coding sequence ATGGCGCTGGACCGGAGCCGCAGGGCGCGCAGCGCCCGCAAGCGCAAGCGTCGCCTCGCCGCCGTCGAGCACGACCTCAGCAGCGAGCAGTGGAGCGCCCTCCAGGCGGCCTGGGGAGGTTGTGCCTACTGCGGGGCGACCGGCAGGCCGCTGCAGCGCGACTGCGTCCTGCCGCTCTCCCGCGGTGGCCGCTACACGCTCGACAACATCGCGCCGGCCTGCGGCTCCTGCAACGCCAGCAAGTGCAACTCCGAGGTCACCGGCTGGCTGCGGCGCAAGCGCCTCGACGAGCGGGCGTTCCTGGTCCGGCACGCGGAGATCGGGGCGGCCCTGGTGCTCCGGTTCGGCGGCACACCGGCGGCCGGGTCCTGA
- a CDS encoding DUF4383 domain-containing protein, with amino-acid sequence MTTHSHTTTRTTDKTLVQKAAAAVGAVFLLVGILGFVPGITTNYDALQVAGHESGAKLIGLFEVSVLHNIVHLLFGIAGLAMARTASSARNFLIGGGAVYLVLWVYGLVVDHDSAANFVPLNTADNWLHFVLGVAMIALGVVLGKKAADAAGPHLG; translated from the coding sequence ATGACTACGCACAGCCACACCACCACCCGCACGACCGACAAGACCCTGGTGCAGAAGGCCGCAGCCGCGGTCGGCGCCGTGTTCCTGCTGGTCGGCATCCTCGGCTTCGTGCCCGGGATCACCACCAACTACGACGCGCTGCAGGTGGCCGGCCACGAGTCCGGCGCCAAGCTGATCGGCCTCTTCGAGGTCTCGGTGCTGCACAACATCGTGCACCTGCTCTTCGGCATCGCCGGCCTGGCGATGGCGCGCACCGCCTCCAGCGCCCGCAACTTCCTCATCGGCGGCGGCGCCGTCTACCTGGTCCTCTGGGTCTACGGGCTCGTCGTGGACCACGACTCGGCGGCCAACTTCGTGCCGCTGAACACCGCGGACAACTGGCTGCACTTCGTCCTGGGCGTGGCCATGATCGCGCTGGGCGTCGTGCTCGGCAAGAAGGCCGCGGACGCCGCTGGCCCCCACCTCGGCTGA
- a CDS encoding M4 family metallopeptidase, with amino-acid sequence MARARAERPGTEQALRLGERVHLVVKDVVADTDGTRHVRYDRTFAGLPVIGGDLVVHEGPGRRLSGVEWSTERPVAVASTEATVAPTDAAARSARATGLRDTGAPRKVVYAVQHRPVLAWETTVTGTDAEGGPVESLVYTDARSGRLLGTDEVVKHADGTGYSQYSGTVTLKTSLSGSTYQLTDATRGGHRTHDANGSTSQTATGTLFTDADNTWGNGSTSSRQTAAVDAHYGAAVTWDLYRDLFGRSGIRGDGAAAYSKVHYGSSYENAFWYDPCFCMTYGDGGSTLNALTSLDVAGHEMSHGLTSSTAGLVYSGDAGGLNEATSDVMGTMVEFKAANSSDPGDYYIGEKIYRTSGGYLRRMDNPAADGASVNCWSTSTAGLDPHYSSGVGNHAFYLMAEGSGTKTIGGRTHTSSTCNGTSVTGIGRDAAAKIWYRALSAYMTSTTTYPQAAGYLVRAAKDLYGASSTQCVTTLAAWKGVSTSTSETCGTSTPPPTGGNLLANPGFESAAVSWSATSGAITNATGGSPRSGSWYAWLDGYGAAHTDYVQQSVAVPAAARATLSLYLWVASDETTTGTAYDTLKVQVLSGGTTSTLATYSNLDKGSGYVLRTVDLSAFTGRTVTVKLLGVEDASLGTSFLIDDVVLSTS; translated from the coding sequence GTGGCGCGGGCCCGCGCCGAGCGACCCGGCACCGAGCAGGCCCTGCGCCTCGGTGAGCGGGTCCACCTCGTCGTCAAGGACGTCGTCGCCGACACGGACGGCACCCGGCACGTCCGCTACGACCGCACGTTCGCCGGCCTGCCCGTCATCGGGGGTGACCTCGTCGTCCACGAGGGTCCGGGTCGCCGGCTCTCCGGGGTGGAGTGGTCGACCGAGCGACCCGTGGCCGTCGCCTCCACCGAGGCGACCGTCGCCCCTACGGACGCGGCCGCCCGGTCCGCCCGCGCCACCGGACTGCGGGACACCGGCGCGCCGCGCAAGGTCGTGTACGCCGTGCAGCACCGGCCGGTGCTCGCCTGGGAGACCACGGTCACCGGGACCGACGCGGAGGGCGGACCGGTGGAGAGCCTCGTCTACACCGACGCACGCTCCGGTCGGCTGCTCGGCACCGACGAGGTCGTCAAGCACGCCGACGGCACCGGCTACTCCCAGTACTCCGGCACCGTCACGTTGAAGACCTCGCTGAGCGGGTCGACGTACCAGCTCACCGACGCGACCCGAGGCGGTCACCGCACCCACGACGCCAACGGCTCCACCAGCCAGACCGCCACCGGCACGCTCTTCACCGACGCCGACAACACCTGGGGCAACGGCAGCACCTCGAGCCGGCAGACCGCGGCGGTGGACGCGCACTACGGCGCCGCGGTGACCTGGGACCTCTACCGCGACCTGTTCGGCCGCTCCGGGATCCGCGGTGACGGCGCGGCTGCCTACTCCAAGGTGCACTACGGCAGCAGCTACGAGAACGCCTTCTGGTACGACCCCTGCTTCTGCATGACCTACGGCGACGGCGGTTCCACGCTCAACGCGCTGACCTCGCTCGACGTCGCCGGGCACGAGATGTCGCACGGCCTGACCTCGTCCACCGCCGGGCTCGTCTACTCCGGCGACGCGGGCGGCCTCAACGAGGCGACGTCCGACGTGATGGGCACGATGGTGGAGTTCAAGGCCGCGAACAGCAGCGATCCCGGCGACTACTACATCGGGGAGAAGATCTACCGGACCTCCGGTGGCTACCTGCGCCGCATGGACAACCCGGCCGCGGACGGGGCGTCGGTGAACTGCTGGTCCACCTCGACGGCCGGCCTCGACCCGCACTACTCCTCGGGGGTCGGCAACCACGCGTTCTACCTGATGGCCGAGGGGTCGGGCACCAAGACCATCGGCGGTCGCACCCACACGAGCAGCACCTGCAACGGCACCTCGGTCACCGGGATCGGCCGCGACGCGGCGGCGAAGATCTGGTACCGGGCGCTGAGCGCCTACATGACCTCGACGACGACCTACCCGCAGGCGGCCGGCTACCTGGTCCGGGCGGCCAAGGACCTGTACGGCGCCTCGTCGACCCAGTGCGTCACCACGCTCGCCGCCTGGAAGGGCGTCTCGACCAGCACCTCGGAGACCTGCGGCACCAGCACCCCGCCGCCGACCGGCGGGAACCTGCTCGCCAACCCCGGCTTCGAGTCCGCGGCCGTCTCATGGAGCGCGACGTCGGGGGCGATCACGAACGCGACGGGCGGCTCGCCCCGGTCGGGGTCGTGGTACGCGTGGCTCGACGGGTACGGCGCCGCGCACACCGACTACGTGCAGCAGTCGGTCGCGGTTCCCGCAGCGGCACGCGCCACGCTGAGCCTCTACCTCTGGGTGGCCTCGGACGAGACCACGACGGGCACGGCGTACGACACCTTGAAGGTGCAGGTGCTCAGCGGCGGTACGACGAGCACCCTCGCGACCTACTCCAACCTCGACAAGGGCAGCGGCTACGTGCTGAGGACCGTCGACCTGTCGGCCTTCACCGGGCGGACGGTGACGGTGAAGCTCCTCGGGGTGGAGGACGCCTCGCTGGGCACCAGCTTCTTGATCGACGACGTGGTGCTCAGCACCAGCTGA
- a CDS encoding succinic semialdehyde dehydrogenase, producing MSDQPTPPDRSPAGAAGHDELRDPALDPTASYALEPGYVRALTEQVVATSRRTEPSVCPVNGQPLGHVPQSEPGDVAEAFRRARRAQQAWVRTSLDERAATMLRLHDLVLDRQSEIIDLICWESGKARKHAFDEPLHIALTARYYARSAHEHLDSHRVAGVVPALTHVEVNRIPKGVVGIISPWNYPFTMALCDGLPALMAGNAVVAKPDAQTMLSALLAKQLLEEAGFPPDLWQVVAGPGRVLGPEIIRHADHVCFTGSTATGALVAQQCAQRLIGCSLELGGKNPFLVLRDADLDRAAEGAVRASFSNAGQLCVSMERMFVADQVYDRFLAKFVERTEAMRLEVGLGWGSDMGSLISQAQLDTVVRHVEDARAKGARVLTGGRARPDLGPYYFEPTILEGVTPEMTCFGEETFGPVVSVYRFQDESDAVARANAGDYGLNASVYTRDARRGRELARTIRCGTVNVNEAFAATFASVDAPMGGMHESGIGRRQGGEGIHRYTETQAVATQRLLRFAPVLGMSDETYAKVMTAYLRLMKRLGRK from the coding sequence ATGAGTGATCAGCCGACCCCGCCGGACCGGTCGCCGGCGGGCGCCGCGGGGCACGACGAGCTCCGCGACCCTGCCCTGGACCCGACCGCCAGCTACGCGCTGGAGCCCGGCTACGTGCGGGCCCTCACCGAGCAGGTGGTCGCCACCAGCCGACGCACGGAGCCGTCCGTCTGCCCCGTCAACGGCCAGCCACTCGGGCACGTGCCGCAGTCCGAGCCGGGCGACGTCGCCGAGGCGTTCCGGCGGGCCCGGCGCGCGCAGCAGGCCTGGGTCCGGACGTCGCTCGACGAGCGCGCCGCGACCATGCTGCGGCTGCACGACCTGGTGCTCGACCGGCAGAGCGAGATCATCGACCTCATCTGCTGGGAGTCGGGCAAGGCCCGCAAGCACGCCTTCGACGAGCCGTTGCACATCGCGCTGACCGCCCGCTACTACGCCCGTTCCGCGCACGAGCACCTGGACAGCCACCGGGTGGCCGGCGTCGTCCCGGCGCTCACCCACGTCGAGGTGAACCGGATCCCCAAGGGGGTCGTCGGGATCATCTCGCCCTGGAACTACCCGTTCACGATGGCGCTCTGCGACGGGCTGCCCGCGCTGATGGCGGGCAACGCGGTCGTCGCCAAGCCGGACGCCCAGACGATGCTCAGCGCGCTGCTCGCCAAGCAGCTGCTGGAGGAGGCCGGCTTCCCTCCCGACCTGTGGCAGGTGGTCGCCGGTCCGGGCCGGGTGCTCGGGCCCGAGATCATCAGGCACGCCGACCACGTCTGCTTCACCGGCTCCACCGCCACCGGCGCGCTGGTTGCGCAGCAGTGCGCGCAGCGGCTGATCGGCTGCTCGCTCGAGCTCGGCGGCAAGAACCCGTTCCTGGTGCTCCGCGACGCCGACCTGGACCGAGCGGCCGAGGGCGCCGTACGTGCCAGCTTCTCCAACGCCGGCCAGCTGTGCGTGTCGATGGAGCGGATGTTCGTGGCCGACCAGGTCTACGACCGGTTCCTGGCGAAGTTCGTGGAACGCACCGAGGCGATGCGGCTGGAGGTGGGGCTCGGCTGGGGCAGCGACATGGGGTCGCTGATCTCCCAGGCGCAGCTCGACACCGTCGTGCGCCACGTCGAGGACGCCCGGGCCAAGGGGGCGCGCGTCCTGACCGGCGGCCGGGCCCGTCCCGACCTCGGCCCGTACTACTTCGAGCCCACCATCCTCGAGGGCGTCACCCCGGAGATGACCTGCTTCGGCGAGGAGACCTTCGGGCCCGTGGTCTCGGTGTACCGCTTCCAGGACGAGAGCGACGCCGTCGCCCGCGCGAACGCCGGTGACTACGGACTGAACGCCTCGGTCTACACCCGCGACGCCAGGCGTGGTCGCGAGCTGGCGCGGACGATCAGGTGCGGCACCGTCAACGTCAACGAGGCGTTCGCCGCCACCTTCGCCAGCGTCGACGCCCCGATGGGCGGCATGCACGAGTCCGGCATCGGGCGCCGGCAGGGCGGCGAGGGGATCCACCGCTACACCGAGACCCAGGCGGTCGCCACCCAGCGGCTGCTCCGGTTCGCGCCGGTGCTCGGGATGAGCGACGAGACCTACGCCAAGGTGATGACGGCGTACCTGCGACTGATGAAGAGGCTGGGAAGGAAATGA